TAAAACCAAGCTATATTTTCATACGTCAACATAAAAGGTAAATTATAGTCTTGTCTTTCCATTTTATCCTCCTAAATTAAATTTATTTCTATAATTAGTATACCTTAAAAACCCAAAAAGTCAATAATATTTCCAAAAAAAAACATTTTTTTCAAATAAATTCCAAATTTTATAAGATATAAATTATTAATTAGTTTATTTTTTGAAAAATCTATTAACTAAATTTTTATACTATAAAAAAATACTAGCAATTTGGCTAGTATTTTTTATATTATATTAATTCAAGTAAATTTTTATCTCCGTATATTTTTTGCCAATCTGATTCAAATTTTTCCATACTCCAATCTGTATATGGATGATAAATTAATTTATCAAACACTTCTGTTCCTATTGTAACTGATTTGGCTCCTGCTAGCATTACTTCATGTACTTGTCTAACATTCTTAAATGATGCACCAAATATTTTAGGTTCAAATACTCTATTAAATCTCTTCAAACATTCTTCATCACTTATTTTAATATTATTTAGTATTTTTTGAGCATCTTTAACTATTTCTACTCCACTTTCTCCTATATTATCTGACCTATTAATATATGGAGCCATATATTCTGCTCCAGCTTCTGTTGCCATTATTATTTGTTGTGGCGATAATATTCCTGTCGCTGTTATCTTATACCCATCTTTTGATAATATCTTCATTGCTTTTATACCTTGTTCTGTTACCGGTATTTTAGCATATATATTTTCTCCAAAAGTTTTTACAAGTAATTTAACTTCCTCTATCATTATTTCTGCAGTTTTTCCTGTTACTTGTATATGTATTAATTTATCTTTACCAAGTATTCCTTGTATTTCTTCTATCATTTCTTTAAAGTTTCTATTTTCTTTTGCTACTATACTTGGATTAGTAGTTATTCCCATTATTGGATAAATATCATTTATTCTCTTAATATCTTCTATATTTGCTGTGTCTAAAAAGTATTGCATATATTTAACCTCCTATTATTACTCTAAATCCTTTTGATTCTACATACTCTTTTATTTGTGAAACTATTTTTTTTGATGGTAATTCAACCTCACTTAACTCATAAATTCTATCTAATAATTCATATTTAGATGCTCCATAATTATGATATGGTAGAATATGTATTTCTTCAATATTATTTTTTGAAACTATCTCTAATATTTTATCAATATTTTGAATATCATCAGTATAACCAGGAATAAAAGGTATCCTAGGAATAACATGATTATTTTTACACGCCTCTTCAAAATTTTTAATAATTAAATTAGAATTCCCACCAATAACTTTTTTTGATTTTTCATTATCCATTATTTTTAAATCAAATAGGACTGTATCTGTATTTTCAAGTATTTTTTTAAATAATTCCGTATTCCCGAAACCACATGTTTCTATTGCAGTATTAATATCATTTTCTTTAATTTTCTTTAAAAATTCTATTACAAATTCTGGTTGAGATAATATCTCTCCTCCAGACAATGTTACTCCTCCTCCAGAAGTATTAAAAAATATTTCATCTTTCAGTACTTCTTTAAGCAATTCATCTACAGTATAATATTTCCCTATTTTTTTATATTTCCCACAGTTTAGTTTATCCTTCATATTTTCAATTTTAAAGCTTTGTGATTCAGGATTTGAGCACCAGGGGCATGATAAAGGGCAGCCTTTAAAAAATACTATTGTCCTAATTCCTTCACCATCATTTAATGAAAATCTCTGTATATTAAAGATTAAACCCTCTTTTTTATCTTTCATTTCTTCTCCTAATTATATTACAAATTATGTTCAGTTCTATGAATGATATCATCTTGTATTTTCTTATTTAATTCACTAAAAAACGCACTATATCCTGCAACACGTACTACTAAATTAGCGTATTTTTCAGGGTTTTTTTGAGCTTCTTTTAATGTTTCTATACCTATTACATTAAATTGTATATGTGTTAATTTTAATTTCATATATGCATAAACAAAGTTTACAAAATTATTTATCCCCTTATCGTCCTTTAATGCAGACGGACTAAATTTAACATTTAATAAACTTCCGTTTGTTAATAATACATTATCTAACTTACTTAATGATTTTAATACAGCTGTTGGTCCAAAAACATCTCTTCCAAACATAGGAGATAGACCTCCATCTGCAAGTTGTTCACCTTTATATCTTCCATCTGGTGTAGCACCAACTACTTCTCCTAAAGGAATATGAGCAGAAACTGTATATGATCCAGGAGTAAAAATTCCGCCTCTTGGATTAGTATATTTTTCTACTTCCTTACAATAAAATC
The sequence above is drawn from the Streptobacillus canis genome and encodes:
- a CDS encoding glycyl-radical enzyme activating protein, whose protein sequence is MKDKKEGLIFNIQRFSLNDGEGIRTIVFFKGCPLSCPWCSNPESQSFKIENMKDKLNCGKYKKIGKYYTVDELLKEVLKDEIFFNTSGGGVTLSGGEILSQPEFVIEFLKKIKENDINTAIETCGFGNTELFKKILENTDTVLFDLKIMDNEKSKKVIGGNSNLIIKNFEEACKNNHVIPRIPFIPGYTDDIQNIDKILEIVSKNNIEEIHILPYHNYGASKYELLDRIYELSEVELPSKKIVSQIKEYVESKGFRVIIGG
- a CDS encoding transaldolase family protein, with amino-acid sequence MQYFLDTANIEDIKRINDIYPIMGITTNPSIVAKENRNFKEMIEEIQGILGKDKLIHIQVTGKTAEIMIEEVKLLVKTFGENIYAKIPVTEQGIKAMKILSKDGYKITATGILSPQQIIMATEAGAEYMAPYINRSDNIGESGVEIVKDAQKILNNIKISDEECLKRFNRVFEPKIFGASFKNVRQVHEVMLAGAKSVTIGTEVFDKLIYHPYTDWSMEKFESDWQKIYGDKNLLELI